The following are from one region of the Leucobacter sp. Psy1 genome:
- a CDS encoding response regulator transcription factor, whose translation MIRILLADDHPVVRAGLRAMLAATPDFEVAGAADTAAAAVRLARELTPDIVLMDLRFGGGSGSAVQTEGANPGDEIGTGVEATRAIRALPAPPAVLVLTNYDTDGDILGAVEAGASGYLLKDTPPEELIAAIRAAAAGETALAPVIAGRLLARMRRPQPALSARELEVLRLVAAGEPNVGIARKLHISDATVKSHLVHVFTKLDVTSRTAAVAAARDLGLLS comes from the coding sequence ATGATCCGCATCCTGCTCGCCGATGATCATCCCGTCGTCCGTGCCGGGCTCCGCGCGATGCTCGCCGCCACCCCCGACTTCGAGGTCGCGGGTGCCGCCGATACCGCAGCTGCAGCGGTGCGTCTCGCGCGCGAGCTCACCCCCGACATCGTGCTCATGGACCTGCGGTTCGGTGGCGGATCAGGGTCAGCCGTGCAGACTGAGGGCGCGAATCCCGGCGACGAGATCGGCACCGGCGTCGAGGCGACGCGTGCGATCCGTGCCCTGCCCGCCCCACCCGCGGTCCTCGTCCTCACGAACTACGACACCGACGGCGACATCCTCGGCGCGGTCGAGGCAGGGGCGAGCGGGTACCTGTTGAAAGACACCCCTCCGGAGGAACTGATCGCCGCGATCCGGGCCGCAGCCGCGGGCGAGACGGCACTCGCCCCCGTCATCGCCGGAAGACTGCTCGCGCGCATGCGGCGTCCGCAGCCCGCGCTGAGCGCCCGAGAACTCGAGGTGCTGCGGCTCGTCGCCGCTGGTGAACCGAACGTCGGCATCGCCCGGAAACTGCACATCAGCGACGCAACGGTAAAGTCGCACCTCGTGCACGTGTTCACGAAGCTCGACGTGACCTCACGCACCGCCGCCGTCGCCGCTGCACGCGATCTCGGTCTGCTGTCTTAG